A single Bacteroidales bacterium DNA region contains:
- a CDS encoding phosphatidylserine decarboxylase family protein: MKIHKEGINTIIITVLVLVIFNLSVFVFFCDSNLIFYLSILISSFLLFIVLQFFRKPRRLVHLSEDSVVSPADGKVVVIEKVKETEYFNEERMQVSIFMSLWNIHINWFPVTGIVKFFKYHKGKYLLAINPKSSTENERTTVVIENEQKKEILFRQIAGQVARRIVYYYKEGDNVKQSSECGFIKFGSRVDVLLPLDAHVNVKIGDKVKGSETVIAYI, translated from the coding sequence ATGAAAATTCATAAAGAAGGCATAAATACGATAATAATAACTGTACTTGTATTAGTTATCTTTAATTTAAGTGTATTTGTATTTTTTTGCGATTCTAATTTAATTTTTTACCTCTCAATACTTATTTCTTCATTTTTGTTGTTCATTGTTCTGCAGTTTTTCAGAAAACCGCGCAGATTAGTTCATTTATCTGAAGATTCAGTAGTTTCTCCGGCAGACGGAAAAGTTGTTGTTATTGAAAAAGTTAAAGAAACAGAATATTTTAATGAAGAACGAATGCAAGTTTCAATATTTATGTCGTTATGGAATATTCATATAAATTGGTTTCCCGTAACCGGTATCGTTAAGTTTTTCAAATATCATAAAGGCAAATATTTACTTGCAATAAATCCGAAATCTTCAACAGAAAATGAAAGAACAACAGTAGTTATTGAGAATGAACAAAAAAAAGAAATCCTTTTCAGACAAATTGCCGGACAAGTAGCAAGAAGAATCGTGTATTATTATAAAGAAGGTGATAATGTCAAGCAATCAAGTGAATGCGGTTTTATTAAATTTGGCTCAAGAGTAGATGTTTTATTACCACTTGATGCTCATGTTAATGTAAAGATAGGTGATAAAGTTAAAGGTTCTGAAACTGTAATTGCATATATTTAA
- a CDS encoding phosphatidate cytidylyltransferase, protein MKKNLIIRSLSAVVFLLVLLSGIILNEYLYISVFTLITIIAQAELYIIFKKQGYNPQMLYGLFVGLVIFILTFLVAKELIPPTSYFIAIFLILFLFIFELYHYRENHFVSIAFTIFGIVYVVIPMSTLNFIAFAGINQNIYTYEYLLAMFIMIWVNDSGAYLIGSIIGKHKLFERISPKKTWEGTIGGLLSTIAATYVVSIFFTGINLFQWLIFAVIVVIFGTYGDLVESQLKRRAGVKDSGNIMPGHGGLLDRFDSTFFAAPMIFLYLKAIEYFF, encoded by the coding sequence AGATCTTTATCAGCAGTTGTTTTTTTACTGGTTTTGTTATCCGGTATAATTCTTAATGAATACTTATATATTTCTGTATTTACTTTAATTACAATAATTGCACAAGCGGAATTGTATATTATTTTTAAGAAGCAAGGATATAATCCGCAAATGTTGTACGGTTTATTTGTTGGTCTGGTTATATTTATATTGACTTTTCTTGTTGCTAAAGAACTTATACCTCCAACATCTTATTTTATTGCAATTTTTTTGATCCTGTTTTTGTTTATTTTTGAACTGTATCATTACAGAGAAAATCATTTTGTAAGTATTGCATTTACAATATTTGGTATCGTATATGTTGTGATACCTATGTCAACGTTGAATTTTATTGCATTTGCAGGGATTAATCAAAACATATATACTTACGAATATTTGTTGGCAATGTTCATAATGATATGGGTAAATGATTCCGGAGCATATCTTATCGGATCAATCATTGGTAAGCATAAGCTTTTTGAAAGAATTTCCCCGAAAAAGACATGGGAAGGTACAATTGGTGGTTTGTTATCTACTATAGCTGCAACTTATGTGGTTTCGATATTTTTTACGGGTATTAATCTGTTTCAATGGTTAATATTTGCTGTTATAGTTGTAATATTCGGAACTTACGGCGACTTGGTTGAATCACAGTTGAAAAGGAGAGCAGGAGTTAAGGATTCCGGAAATATTATGCCCGGACACGGCGGATTACTTGATAGATTTGACAGTACTTTTTTTGCAGCTCCGATGATTTTTTTGTATCTTAAAGCTATAGAATATTTTTTTTAA